A single genomic interval of Candidatus Angelobacter sp. harbors:
- a CDS encoding GIY-YIG nuclease family protein gives MDGLFEREEISQAGVYFLVGTNVESNKPKAYIGEAEDVGKRLKQQREKEFWVQAILFVSKDENLTKSHIRYLEGRLIEEAGKIGRFELENDQTSGAKLPEADREDMEVFLTRISQLLPVLGCDILVPLVKAEKSKALGASLTYPIKGLIATGQRTATGFVVFKGSEATLDLRPSAPPWVIQQREKYLADGTLAKLDGKFAFTKDTEFSSPSAAAAVVCGGHVNGLTAWRNADGKNLKQIEGAA, from the coding sequence CAAGCCGGAGTTTATTTTTTGGTGGGAACAAACGTCGAATCAAATAAGCCCAAGGCTTACATTGGCGAGGCAGAAGACGTCGGCAAGCGCTTGAAGCAGCAGCGCGAAAAGGAATTCTGGGTGCAGGCAATTTTGTTTGTGAGCAAGGACGAGAACCTCACAAAATCTCACATTCGATATTTGGAGGGGCGACTGATTGAGGAAGCTGGAAAGATTGGTCGCTTTGAACTGGAGAACGACCAAACAAGCGGCGCGAAATTGCCCGAGGCTGACCGTGAAGACATGGAAGTGTTTCTCACCCGCATCTCCCAGCTTCTGCCCGTGTTGGGCTGCGACATTCTCGTGCCGCTGGTGAAAGCGGAGAAATCGAAAGCATTGGGCGCTTCGTTGACCTATCCGATCAAGGGACTAATTGCCACAGGGCAGCGGACTGCCACTGGGTTCGTGGTGTTCAAAGGCTCTGAAGCAACATTGGATTTGCGGCCATCAGCTCCGCCGTGGGTCATCCAGCAGAGGGAAAAGTATCTCGCAGATGGAACACTCGCAAAGTTAGATGGTAAATTCGCATTCACAAAAGACACGGAATTCTCAAGTCCGAGCGCTGCTGCGGCGGTTGTCTGTGGCGGTCACGTCAACGGACTGACTGCTTGGCGGAATGCTGATGGCAAGAATCTGAAACAAA